Proteins co-encoded in one bacterium genomic window:
- a CDS encoding cell division protein FtsQ, with protein sequence MNSFYGWTYAGRLNVAVRRNSRRNSYLPQRRKTQKLNSAPAPRHGRQLSLGRSGRIVVAVLLVMLSLIVMGKEASLRASVEQAVINGWRELQQVLGWEGKQTVLNSVPDAAVREDVTMATTDKLESVAWVLDKNLFALDKKGGVWSLPDDAMPADLPVITGLVVREEPGKMGMRLQVDYNTVLIQKILNTPYIGQLSEIHLGSPAGVILYTRDGIKVLLQNSPDLDRDLKRLGAVIGDIRVKEKRIALVDLRYSRHVVVRPKHRR encoded by the coding sequence ATGAACAGCTTTTATGGGTGGACCTATGCCGGCCGACTCAATGTTGCGGTGCGCCGGAATTCCCGGAGAAACAGCTACCTGCCGCAACGCAGGAAAACGCAAAAATTAAACAGCGCCCCGGCGCCCCGGCATGGTCGGCAACTGTCGTTGGGCCGGAGCGGGAGAATTGTGGTTGCAGTTCTTCTCGTCATGCTGAGTTTAATCGTGATGGGAAAAGAAGCGAGTCTAAGGGCGTCTGTTGAGCAGGCGGTGATCAATGGATGGCGGGAATTACAGCAGGTGCTGGGTTGGGAAGGTAAGCAGACGGTCCTGAACAGCGTTCCGGATGCGGCGGTGCGCGAGGATGTTACCATGGCAACGACGGATAAACTGGAATCGGTGGCGTGGGTGCTGGATAAAAATTTGTTTGCTTTGGATAAAAAAGGCGGGGTTTGGAGCTTGCCGGACGATGCCATGCCGGCTGATTTGCCGGTGATTACCGGTCTGGTGGTTCGGGAAGAACCGGGGAAAATGGGCATGCGGTTGCAGGTTGACTACAACACAGTTTTGATTCAGAAGATACTCAATACGCCTTATATCGGGCAGCTCTCTGAGATCCATCTGGGGTCGCCGGCCGGCGTCATTTTGTATACCCGGGATGGCATAAAAGTACTGCTGCAAAACAGTCCGGACCTTGACCGTGATCTCAAACGGTTGGGGGCGGTGATCGGGGACATTCGCGTAAAAGAAAAACGAATCGCATTGGTGGATCTGCGTTACAGCCGGCATGTTGTGGTTCGGCCGAAGCACAGGAGGTGA
- a CDS encoding D-alanine--D-alanine ligase, whose amino-acid sequence MKPNRNKVGTMPAGLMTTAEIVRKIGRKKIVVIMGGFSAEREISLLTGQAMFRALRTLRCNVSLKDIKSPKDLSAVTAMQPAVVVNGLHGPGGEDGSVQAALAWQGIVCTGSGTLASALAMDKHRAKMMFRANGLPTADWTLIDKQTGRMQKQLRLPVVVKPNRLGSAIGISVVKQPRQWKAALEQARGFGDDVLVEKYCAGREISVGVVKGRPLPIIEIVSKKEFYDYEAKYVAGMSEHIIPARISSFQSARAKTMAKLAIAVLGCQGTPRVDMIVMKNGRMVILEVNTLPGMTATSLLPEAARSAGIEFEQLVGLLVLDAWDALR is encoded by the coding sequence ATGAAACCGAATAGAAACAAAGTCGGAACAATGCCGGCGGGTTTGATGACCACTGCTGAGATCGTTCGGAAAATCGGGCGAAAAAAAATTGTGGTGATCATGGGCGGTTTCTCGGCGGAAAGAGAGATTTCCCTGCTGACCGGCCAGGCCATGTTTCGCGCGCTGCGTACGCTGCGCTGCAATGTCAGTCTCAAGGATATTAAATCTCCGAAAGATCTTTCGGCTGTCACAGCCATGCAACCGGCGGTGGTGGTGAATGGACTGCACGGGCCCGGCGGCGAAGATGGATCAGTGCAGGCTGCATTGGCATGGCAGGGAATTGTCTGTACAGGTTCGGGAACATTGGCCTCGGCCCTGGCAATGGATAAGCATCGCGCCAAGATGATGTTTCGTGCCAACGGTTTACCGACCGCAGATTGGACATTGATTGACAAGCAAACCGGTCGTATGCAGAAGCAACTGCGGCTGCCGGTGGTGGTGAAGCCCAATCGCTTGGGATCGGCCATCGGCATTTCGGTGGTCAAACAGCCGCGCCAATGGAAAGCGGCGTTGGAGCAGGCCCGTGGGTTCGGGGATGATGTGCTGGTGGAAAAATATTGCGCGGGACGTGAAATTTCAGTGGGTGTGGTCAAGGGGCGGCCCTTGCCGATCATCGAGATTGTTTCGAAAAAAGAATTTTATGATTATGAAGCTAAATATGTTGCGGGGATGTCAGAGCATATTATTCCGGCGCGGATTTCTTCTTTTCAGAGTGCGAGAGCCAAGACGATGGCAAAGTTGGCGATAGCCGTGCTCGGTTGTCAAGGCACACCCCGCGTCGATATGATTGTTATGAAAAACGGCCGGATGGTTATCTTGGAAGTCAACACACTGCCCGGCATGACCGCAACCAGTTTGCTGCCGGAGGCGGCACGCTCTGCGGGTATTGAGTTTGAACAGTTGGTAGGATTGCTGGTGTTGGATGCCTGGGATGCGCTGCGATGA
- a CDS encoding N-acetylmuramoyl-L-alanine amidase produces the protein MQRGHDRYSTGVILVLFGLIAMGASVWAAEQSGIRMEHFRKPEVKNLSTHSEAGALLMPLKPAVAYLGGETTWHGTTRKVVVKGTSGRTAVITLGMPKVLIGRNQFVRIPHLPRLRKGQVVLSPESLVVIWKRIGNQPPIYDPKTAVFKIGKSGQASSATGAMSGPVPQKTSKKTPPIIVVDAGHGGRDPGAIGPSRLKEKTVTLEVATQLAGYLKKRGYKVVMTRNKDVYISLKERAGIANRLKADLFISVHANASRNRKARGSQVFIYNREASSKHAAEAARLENQDANYLEIIKDDLRQGVHETSSINASGFVSQELKKMGLETRRIERAPFYVLAKSHMPSILIETAFISNRSEEQKLRSRAFCRKLAEGIDRGISQYYRERMRAQQ, from the coding sequence ATGCAACGCGGGCATGATCGCTATAGCACCGGGGTGATATTGGTTTTATTCGGATTGATTGCAATGGGCGCGTCTGTTTGGGCTGCCGAACAGTCCGGGATTCGCATGGAACATTTTCGGAAGCCGGAGGTTAAAAATCTGTCGACACACAGCGAGGCCGGCGCGTTGCTGATGCCTTTAAAACCTGCGGTGGCGTATTTGGGCGGAGAAACCACATGGCACGGCACGACCCGCAAGGTGGTCGTCAAGGGCACGTCGGGCCGTACGGCAGTGATAACACTGGGCATGCCAAAAGTATTAATCGGACGCAATCAATTTGTGCGCATCCCGCATCTGCCCCGATTGCGCAAAGGGCAGGTGGTGCTCTCGCCGGAATCTTTGGTTGTCATCTGGAAGCGCATTGGCAATCAGCCGCCGATTTACGATCCCAAGACGGCTGTTTTTAAAATCGGGAAAAGTGGACAGGCGTCGTCTGCAACCGGAGCGATGTCGGGGCCGGTTCCTCAAAAAACCAGCAAAAAAACTCCGCCGATCATTGTCGTGGATGCCGGGCATGGCGGCAGAGATCCGGGAGCCATTGGGCCCTCCCGGCTAAAAGAAAAAACAGTGACCCTGGAGGTTGCAACCCAGCTGGCAGGATATTTGAAAAAACGCGGTTACAAAGTTGTGATGACCCGGAATAAAGATGTGTATATATCATTAAAAGAAAGAGCCGGGATCGCCAACCGGTTAAAAGCGGATTTATTTATTTCGGTTCATGCCAATGCTTCGCGCAATCGCAAAGCCCGTGGCAGCCAGGTTTTTATTTACAACCGGGAAGCATCGTCTAAACATGCGGCGGAAGCCGCGCGTTTGGAAAATCAGGATGCCAATTATCTTGAGATTATCAAAGATGATCTGCGTCAGGGTGTGCATGAAACGTCGAGCATTAATGCTTCCGGTTTTGTCAGTCAGGAACTTAAAAAAATGGGGCTTGAGACCCGGCGCATTGAACGTGCCCCGTTTTACGTGTTGGCAAAATCGCACATGCCGTCGATTTTAATTGAGACCGCTTTTATCAGCAATCGCAGCGAGGAACAAAAATTACGCAGCCGCGCTTTTTGCCGGAAATTGGCGGAAGGCATTGATCGCGGTATCTCGCAATATTACCGGGAACGTATGCGCGCGCAGCAGTAA
- the ftsA gene encoding cell division protein FtsA: MGKNMYEDLIVGLDLGTTKICAVIAEVLADEQVNIIGVGIKPSKGLRKGVVVNIETTIESVKAAVAEAERMAGVSVGSVFTGIAGGHIKGLNSHGVIAVSRKDKEIHQEDVDRVIDAAKAIALPLDREVIHVIPQEFIIDNQDGIKEPIGMSGVRLEAEVHMVTGAVTSVQNIIKSVERAGYAVEDIVLQPLASAEAVLSPDEKELGIVLVDIGGGTTDIAIFVDGSLWHSSVLAIGGNMLTSDIAIGMRTPNHDAEQIKREYGCAMVSMINEGQEITVPGVGGREPRIMPRRDLAEIIQPRMEEIFELVDMEIKKNGFEEKAAAGVVLTGGSSLLEGTEVLAEEILQVPVRIGAPKNVTGMIDVITSPKYSTAVGLVCFGAKSRPAGKPARFTTERNLFNRTMERMKEWFSDYF; the protein is encoded by the coding sequence ATGGGAAAAAATATGTATGAAGATCTGATTGTAGGATTGGATCTCGGGACGACCAAGATATGCGCCGTGATTGCCGAAGTGCTGGCAGATGAACAGGTAAATATCATCGGTGTGGGCATCAAACCGTCCAAAGGGCTGCGCAAGGGCGTGGTGGTCAATATTGAAACGACGATTGAGTCGGTCAAAGCGGCGGTGGCTGAAGCGGAACGCATGGCAGGTGTTTCGGTTGGCTCGGTTTTTACCGGCATTGCCGGCGGGCATATCAAAGGGTTGAACTCACACGGCGTCATTGCGGTTTCGCGCAAGGATAAGGAAATTCATCAGGAGGATGTGGACCGCGTCATTGATGCCGCCAAGGCCATTGCGCTGCCTTTGGACCGTGAAGTGATTCATGTGATTCCGCAGGAATTCATCATTGACAATCAAGACGGTATTAAAGAACCGATCGGCATGTCAGGTGTGCGTTTGGAAGCGGAAGTCCATATGGTGACCGGCGCGGTAACCAGTGTGCAAAATATTATTAAAAGTGTGGAACGTGCAGGGTATGCGGTTGAGGATATTGTACTCCAGCCGTTGGCGAGTGCCGAGGCAGTGCTTAGTCCGGATGAAAAGGAGCTGGGTATTGTATTGGTGGATATCGGCGGCGGTACGACGGATATCGCGATTTTTGTAGATGGTTCGCTGTGGCATTCGAGTGTGCTCGCCATTGGCGGCAACATGCTTACGTCCGATATTGCCATCGGCATGCGGACGCCCAACCATGATGCGGAGCAGATTAAGCGCGAGTATGGCTGTGCCATGGTTTCCATGATCAATGAGGGGCAGGAAATTACGGTTCCCGGTGTCGGCGGACGCGAGCCGCGGATTATGCCGCGGCGCGACTTGGCTGAAATTATTCAACCGCGGATGGAAGAGATTTTTGAATTAGTTGATATGGAAATTAAAAAGAATGGTTTTGAAGAAAAAGCGGCGGCCGGAGTGGTGCTCACCGGCGGGTCCTCGCTTTTAGAGGGGACGGAAGTTTTGGCGGAGGAGATTTTGCAAGTCCCGGTCCGGATAGGCGCACCCAAAAATGTTACCGGAATGATTGATGTGATTACATCACCCAAATATTCAACCGCAGTGGGTTTGGTTTGCTTTGGGGCCAAGAGCCGACCTGCCGGGAAACCGGCGCGGTTTACCACTGAGCGCAACCTGTTTAACCGGACAATGGAGAGAATGAAAGAATGGTTTTCGGATTATTTTTAA
- the ftsZ gene encoding cell division protein FtsZ, with amino-acid sequence MRFDFDEDLAELSAKIKVVGVGGGGNNAVNRMIDIGIRGVEYLSVNTDAQDLISSKAPVRLQIGRQLTSGLGAGADPEVGRKAALESQEEIAAAIAGAHMVFVTAGLGGGTGTGAAPVVAELARKQGSLTVAVVTRPFNFEGRTRKQQAEIGYVALQEACDTVITVPNERLLQVVSQQTSLVDAFKYADDILRQAVQSIAELITVPGIINLDFADIKTVMSEMGGALMGTGTASGEQRALKAAREAISSPLLEDVNISGAKGLLINITGGRTLTLHEASEASDAIFDWAGKDANVIFGSVVDEDMNDEVKVTVIATGFELQNTQQEKAPLKYRGSKSLDLQTYLKGKESQRRNTEGFVLDPENHESDLDIPTFLRRKVEAR; translated from the coding sequence ATGAGATTTGATTTTGATGAAGATTTGGCTGAACTTTCCGCAAAAATAAAAGTGGTGGGCGTTGGCGGCGGCGGCAACAATGCAGTGAATCGTATGATTGATATCGGGATTCGCGGCGTGGAGTATCTGTCTGTGAATACGGATGCCCAGGATTTGATTTCTTCCAAGGCCCCGGTACGCCTGCAGATTGGCAGGCAGCTGACCAGTGGGCTGGGCGCAGGTGCTGATCCTGAAGTTGGGCGTAAGGCGGCGTTGGAGAGTCAGGAAGAAATCGCGGCTGCCATCGCAGGCGCGCATATGGTGTTTGTTACGGCCGGATTGGGCGGCGGGACCGGGACCGGTGCTGCACCGGTGGTGGCGGAATTGGCGCGTAAGCAGGGATCACTCACGGTGGCTGTGGTCACGCGGCCGTTTAATTTTGAGGGCCGAACGCGTAAGCAACAGGCGGAGATCGGCTATGTTGCTCTGCAGGAAGCCTGTGATACGGTCATCACAGTGCCCAATGAACGCTTGCTGCAGGTGGTTAGCCAGCAAACCTCGCTGGTGGACGCCTTTAAGTATGCCGATGATATTCTGCGCCAAGCGGTACAAAGCATTGCGGAATTGATTACGGTTCCGGGAATTATTAATCTTGATTTTGCGGATATTAAAACAGTGATGTCGGAAATGGGCGGAGCATTGATGGGTACCGGAACAGCGAGCGGCGAGCAGCGGGCCTTAAAAGCGGCTCGGGAAGCCATCTCCAGTCCCTTGTTGGAGGATGTGAATATTTCCGGGGCCAAGGGTCTCTTGATTAATATTACCGGTGGCAGGACCTTGACCCTGCATGAAGCCAGCGAAGCTTCAGATGCTATTTTTGACTGGGCAGGCAAAGATGCCAATGTAATTTTTGGATCTGTCGTTGATGAAGATATGAATGACGAAGTGAAAGTTACGGTGATTGCCACGGGGTTTGAGCTGCAAAATACGCAGCAGGAAAAAGCACCGCTTAAATATCGCGGTTCCAAATCGCTTGATTTACAGACGTACTTGAAGGGCAAAGAGTCACAGCGGCGAAACACAGAGGGGTTCGTGCTTGATCCGGAAAACCATGAATCGGATCTGGATATTCCGACGTTTTTAAGACGCAAAGTTGAGGCGCGCTGA
- the glgA gene encoding glycogen synthase GlgA → MQSMNILFPVSECVPFAKTGGLADVAGALPQSLVLLGHTVHVVMPFYRQVQNTSMEIIDTGECLQVPVGNELIEARIHRTRLSENGPVIHFLKNDALFFRDALYRGYDDNDKRFVFLSRGALELGKHLKKQWDIVHCHDWHTGLVPVMLKTFYQDTTAFHKTKSLVTIHNLAYQGHFSKAAMQLAQLPWELFHPDGLEFYDGLNFLKAGLVYADWISTVSRTYAREIVLPEMGCGLEGVLAARQAKLSGIVNGIDYTVWDPARDQSLPTQYAAASLLKKQAVKHALLDRARLLPIEHAPVIGMITRLDDQKGLDIFANALEQLMQLEIQIVILGTGEQKYHNLLLQAKSRYPRKLSVNLEFNNDFAHLIYGGTDMFLMPSKYEPCGLGQLISMKYGSIPVVRRIGGLADTVQEFDGKNGTGFSFVHYSSSALYRVIARALDTYHNQSTWQIVVNNAMNQDYSWDRSAGDYVALYNSMIQK, encoded by the coding sequence ATGCAATCCATGAATATTCTTTTTCCGGTTTCCGAATGTGTCCCGTTTGCCAAGACCGGCGGTTTGGCGGATGTGGCCGGTGCGCTTCCGCAATCCCTGGTCTTGCTGGGTCATACAGTTCATGTTGTGATGCCTTTTTACCGTCAGGTTCAAAATACCTCCATGGAAATTATCGATACAGGCGAGTGTCTCCAGGTGCCGGTGGGAAATGAATTGATTGAGGCACGTATTCACCGGACACGTCTTAGCGAAAATGGTCCGGTGATTCATTTTTTGAAAAATGATGCCTTGTTTTTCAGGGATGCGTTGTATCGCGGTTATGATGATAATGATAAGCGTTTTGTGTTTTTGAGCCGGGGAGCTTTGGAGCTGGGCAAGCATTTGAAAAAACAATGGGATATTGTTCATTGTCATGACTGGCATACCGGATTGGTGCCGGTGATGCTTAAAACATTTTATCAAGATACCACGGCGTTTCATAAGACCAAGAGTTTGGTGACGATACATAATTTGGCCTATCAGGGCCATTTTTCGAAAGCGGCAATGCAGCTGGCACAGCTTCCCTGGGAGTTGTTTCATCCTGATGGATTGGAATTCTATGACGGCCTTAACTTTCTTAAAGCCGGACTTGTGTATGCCGATTGGATCAGTACTGTTTCGCGGACGTATGCCCGCGAGATTGTATTGCCGGAGATGGGATGCGGCCTTGAGGGTGTCCTGGCGGCCCGTCAAGCAAAGCTTTCCGGTATTGTTAACGGTATTGACTATACAGTATGGGATCCTGCCCGGGATCAAAGCCTGCCGACTCAGTATGCCGCAGCGAGCCTATTGAAAAAACAAGCAGTCAAGCATGCCTTGTTGGACCGTGCCCGCCTGCTGCCGATAGAGCATGCACCGGTGATAGGTATGATCACCCGGCTGGACGACCAAAAAGGTCTGGATATTTTTGCTAATGCATTGGAACAACTGATGCAGCTGGAAATCCAGATCGTGATTCTGGGCACAGGTGAGCAAAAATATCACAATTTGCTTTTACAAGCCAAGTCCCGTTATCCGCGCAAACTCTCGGTGAATCTTGAATTTAATAATGATTTTGCCCACCTGATCTATGGAGGGACAGATATGTTTCTTATGCCCAGCAAGTATGAACCCTGCGGATTGGGCCAGTTGATCAGCATGAAATACGGGAGTATACCTGTGGTGCGCCGTATTGGGGGCCTGGCGGATACTGTCCAAGAATTTGACGGGAAGAATGGAACCGGATTTTCTTTTGTCCACTATTCTTCCTCCGCGCTGTACAGGGTGATTGCAAGAGCGCTGGATACGTATCACAATCAATCCACATGGCAAATTGTTGTCAACAACGCTATGAATCAGGACTATTCTTGGGACCGGTCTGCCGGTGACTATGTTGCGCTCTATAATAGTATGATTCAAAAATAA
- the murC gene encoding UDP-N-acetylmuramate--L-alanine ligase: protein MRHKQKIHFVGIGGSGMSGIAEVLLNLGYQVTGSDLKESEIVRRLRRLGAKVKIGHRPEHLSETVDVTVVSNAVPETNPEIRVARERNIPVVPRAQILNDLMRLKQGVAIAGTHGKTSTTSVLAWILAQAGLDPTMVIGGVLNNINRGARMGKGNYFVVEACEAYSSFLHLSPVAVAITNIDDDHIENYGTRDALDDAFVEFINRVPFWGTTVLNFDDPGVRTILPRVVRRKVTYGFDTEAEIRADEPVVSELNQSFMVFRKNRRLGRVQLQLPGRFNVSNVLAATGLALELGVPFTTIQKAVAAFTGVRRRFEKKGVVNQVRIFDDYAHHPTEVAATLKAARSLKPGRLVVVFQPHLFSRTQRLYQAFARALLLADVIYLADIYPARERPVPGVTSQLIADQMRIEGYAPDCGPLPLARLAGKLKKELKANDLLLTMGAGDVYKLGEQLVAGKAIRKKSAVKKYMKKRKKKA, encoded by the coding sequence ATGCGGCATAAACAGAAAATACATTTTGTGGGGATTGGCGGATCGGGTATGAGCGGCATTGCCGAAGTATTGCTTAACCTGGGCTATCAGGTTACCGGTTCGGACCTGAAAGAATCGGAAATCGTCCGCCGGTTGCGCCGGCTTGGTGCCAAGGTGAAGATTGGGCACCGTCCTGAGCATCTTTCCGAGACCGTGGATGTGACCGTGGTCTCGAATGCCGTGCCGGAGACCAATCCGGAGATTCGGGTTGCGCGGGAACGCAATATACCGGTTGTACCGCGCGCGCAGATTCTTAATGATCTTATGCGTCTTAAACAAGGGGTTGCGATTGCGGGCACGCATGGGAAAACGTCGACCACATCGGTATTGGCTTGGATTTTGGCGCAAGCCGGTTTGGATCCTACCATGGTGATCGGCGGTGTCTTGAATAATATCAACCGCGGTGCGCGGATGGGAAAAGGAAATTATTTTGTGGTGGAAGCCTGCGAAGCCTATTCCTCGTTTTTGCATCTTTCGCCGGTTGCGGTTGCGATTACCAATATTGACGATGACCATATCGAAAACTATGGTACGCGTGATGCGCTGGATGATGCGTTCGTCGAATTTATCAATCGTGTGCCTTTTTGGGGGACCACCGTATTGAATTTTGATGACCCGGGTGTGCGTACGATTTTGCCGCGCGTGGTCAGGCGCAAGGTGACATATGGCTTTGATACCGAAGCGGAGATCCGGGCGGATGAACCGGTGGTGTCGGAGTTGAATCAGAGTTTTATGGTATTTAGAAAGAACCGGCGTTTGGGGCGTGTGCAGCTTCAGCTCCCCGGGCGTTTTAATGTGTCCAATGTACTTGCCGCAACCGGGTTGGCGCTTGAGTTGGGCGTGCCGTTTACCACCATCCAAAAGGCGGTGGCCGCTTTTACCGGCGTTCGACGGCGTTTTGAGAAAAAAGGCGTTGTTAATCAGGTAAGGATTTTTGATGATTATGCCCATCATCCGACGGAGGTGGCGGCAACATTAAAGGCGGCCCGCTCCTTAAAACCGGGTCGGCTGGTCGTGGTGTTTCAACCGCATTTGTTTTCCAGGACCCAGCGTCTCTACCAAGCATTTGCACGGGCACTGTTGTTGGCGGATGTGATCTATCTGGCGGACATTTATCCTGCGCGCGAGCGTCCTGTGCCGGGTGTGACATCTCAGTTGATTGCGGATCAGATGCGTATCGAGGGATATGCGCCGGATTGCGGCCCCCTGCCGCTGGCGCGTTTAGCCGGGAAATTAAAAAAAGAATTAAAGGCGAATGATTTGCTTTTAACCATGGGGGCCGGTGATGTTTATAAATTGGGCGAGCAGCTTGTGGCCGGGAAAGCAATCCGAAAGAAATCAGCGGTGAAAAAGTATATGAAGAAGAGGAAGAAAAAAGCATGA